The following are encoded together in the Bactrocera neohumeralis isolate Rockhampton chromosome 6, APGP_CSIRO_Bneo_wtdbg2-racon-allhic-juicebox.fasta_v2, whole genome shotgun sequence genome:
- the LOC126763654 gene encoding uncharacterized protein LOC126763654, producing MLRLAIAILLTAALQPVMSQLPHSAGLASQQGLARLLFTSRLTALNPQVSVACFTDYIGHSNSISEAYGQDYKQCLLEASEERKQIDGDSAKERQEVVDAAEAVCSSLRVCNELNNTLELFNCHTKIGSANTKATYSISGNASEHATVLQERYRRIELHHQQCCQRAERRYVADTASNYNYLQACLDGQVQPTTSSTTTTTVPTTSSTSTTTTTTTEAPAPPPAPTTLPSSPSAVYDELTTTEQSQNIQQQVAQILNLLN from the exons ATGCTAAGATTGGCAATAGCAATACTTCTGACAGCCGCGCTGCAACCGGTCATGTCACAATTGCCGCACAGCGCAGGACTAGCATCCCAACAAGGCTTGGCACGTCTGCTATTCACCTCGCGACTTACGGCGCTGAACCCGCAAGTGTCGGTGGCGTGTTTCACCGATTACATCGGGCATTCAAATTCGATCAGCGAAGCTTACGGTCAGGACTACAAGCAATGCCTGCTCGAAGCGAGCGAGGAACGCAAACAAATTGATGGGGATTCGGCGAAAGAGCGGCAGGAAGTTGTGGATGCAGCCGAGGCGGTATGCAGCAGCTTACGCGTTTGTAATGAGCTCAACAATACTTTGGAACTGTTCAACTGTCACACGAAAATT GGCAGTGCGAATACCAAGGCCACATACAGCATATCGGGTAATGCCTCCGAACATGCGACCGTGTTGCAAGAGCGCTATCGTCGCATCGAATTGCATCATCAGCAGTGTTGCCAACGCGCTGAGCGCCGTTATGTGGCGGATACTGCAAGTAACTATAACTACTTGCAGGCCTGTCTGGATGGACAGGTGCAGCCAACCACAAGttccaccacaacaacaacagtaccaACGACTAGTTccacaagcacaacaacaacgacaaccaCTGAGGCACCAGCACCACCGCCAGCACCGACGACGTTACCATCGTCACCATCCGCAGTCTACGATGAACTAACGACCACTGAGCAGTCCCaaaacatacaacaacaagtagCACAGATTTTAAACTTGTTAAATTGA